In Paenibacillus sp. JQZ6Y-1, the following proteins share a genomic window:
- a CDS encoding TadE/TadG family type IV pilus assembly protein — MKFNKHIRNIVHVIRQHLQNERGAQAIEFVGVLPLFFLMVLIVFQFASAAITAVTVKQAVMEGARAAMVEQSGESGYQTAIRNFAGNYKIADMSKSEYSSGGNTYVTVKVTLESPMLSSNLFDTSGLSIPISSSATVRKEDLDDLQ; from the coding sequence ATGAAATTTAATAAACATATTCGAAATATAGTACATGTCATCCGTCAACATCTTCAAAACGAACGGGGCGCACAGGCGATTGAATTTGTCGGTGTGCTGCCGTTGTTCTTTTTAATGGTTTTGATCGTATTTCAGTTTGCTTCTGCTGCCATTACCGCAGTAACGGTCAAACAGGCTGTCATGGAGGGAGCACGCGCAGCAATGGTTGAGCAGTCCGGCGAGTCTGGTTATCAGACAGCTATTCGTAATTTTGCTGGCAATTATAAAATTGCGGATATGAGCAAGTCTGAGTATTCATCTGGTGGAAATACGTATGTTACGGTCAAAGTCACATTGGAGTCTCCGATGTTATCAAGTAATCTGTTTGATACTTCGGGTTTGTCCATACCCATTTCTTCCAGTGCAACTGTACGTAAAGAAGATCTGGATGATTTGCAGTAA
- a CDS encoding type II secretion system F family protein produces MIWTNTFLYTALLSWGAAVFFYWRYQLNRLKMRQKLGMVSDKKERTTFNERFKKRVFSWSEKLIPLGLRFRLFTNPVKIERQIELAGHPGGLRIDSFYGFRFLCVFTGLLLGTLLVWSGFGNGIILILFIMIGLIFPSLWLRAAARERQERLGLDLPDFMDAMSVSLQAGVPMDPAMKQIVSKMDGPLQEELVRFQQELDIGVPRDDAYVRLMNRNQSRELETLVNSLVQGSRLGVPISQTFQLLSTDMRETRIGMMKEKAAKAGPKVTLITSFLILPAVLLCVVGLLVLNFIYNPEGIGISWDALQ; encoded by the coding sequence ATGATATGGACCAATACTTTTTTATATACCGCCTTACTATCATGGGGCGCGGCTGTCTTTTTCTACTGGCGTTACCAGCTGAATCGTCTGAAGATGCGTCAGAAGCTTGGCATGGTTTCGGATAAAAAAGAACGTACCACATTTAACGAGCGTTTCAAAAAAAGAGTGTTTTCCTGGTCGGAGAAATTGATTCCGCTAGGATTGCGATTTCGATTATTTACCAATCCAGTCAAAATTGAGCGGCAGATTGAACTAGCTGGACATCCTGGTGGATTACGCATTGATTCGTTTTACGGGTTTCGCTTTTTATGTGTATTCACAGGATTGCTACTGGGAACTTTATTAGTCTGGTCGGGATTTGGGAATGGAATCATCTTGATCCTATTTATTATGATCGGGTTGATTTTCCCTTCTTTGTGGCTTCGAGCTGCTGCCAGAGAACGACAAGAACGACTCGGTCTGGACTTGCCCGACTTTATGGATGCGATGAGCGTATCGCTTCAAGCAGGTGTACCGATGGACCCGGCGATGAAGCAGATTGTGTCCAAAATGGATGGACCGCTGCAAGAAGAATTGGTTCGTTTTCAACAGGAGCTAGATATTGGTGTTCCGCGTGATGATGCGTATGTGAGATTGATGAATCGCAATCAGAGTCGTGAACTGGAAACGCTGGTCAATTCGCTTGTACAGGGGAGCCGATTGGGTGTACCGATCTCTCAGACATTTCAATTATTGTCTACAGATATGAGAGAAACGCGAATTGGCATGATGAAAGAGAAAGCAGCCAAAGCAGGGCCGAAAGTAACGCTCATTACAAGCTTTTTAATTTTACCGGCAGTATTATTGTGTGTTGTCGGGTTGCTTGTACTGAACTTTATTTATAATCCAGAAGGCATCGGGATTTCATGGGATGCATTGCAATAA
- a CDS encoding type II secretion system F family protein, with translation MTVETWFLILLFLTVVVITFAVLEISAVRRKSKLLNKRLAELHTEEVKSRKNIYLRWAGRFNRSDYGKDWEQKLTGADLSITGFNYVLIQCVLLFVITYLLNVLLGMRFPMDMIVAYFVVTIGSSQWLKSRRRKFAAQIDRQLPEVCRMLGSSIRAGMSIQQAIGMVAEELKAPAGPLFQNMARELKLGNTMDTVLSDMTDKFSSRDIRLLTQTITIQRQAGGNLAKAMDQLAKTLEERERMNKELSNQTAESRYIALTLALMPVFLVVAFNIVFKGFITPLFTIPGLILLVVVVILMLIGFMAIRKVTNIKA, from the coding sequence ATGACAGTTGAAACCTGGTTTTTGATTCTACTGTTTTTGACTGTAGTGGTAATTACGTTTGCGGTACTTGAAATATCTGCTGTACGCAGAAAAAGCAAACTACTGAATAAACGTCTTGCAGAACTGCATACAGAAGAAGTGAAAAGTCGAAAAAATATATACCTTCGTTGGGCGGGAAGATTCAATCGATCCGATTACGGGAAAGATTGGGAGCAAAAGCTAACCGGAGCCGATCTAAGCATTACCGGTTTTAACTATGTGCTAATTCAATGTGTATTGCTATTTGTCATTACCTACTTGCTGAATGTGCTACTAGGGATGCGGTTTCCGATGGATATGATCGTTGCCTATTTTGTAGTTACGATTGGATCTTCGCAATGGCTGAAATCCAGACGGCGCAAATTTGCTGCCCAGATTGATCGTCAGTTGCCGGAAGTATGCCGGATGCTAGGAAGCTCCATACGTGCCGGAATGAGTATCCAGCAAGCAATCGGTATGGTAGCAGAAGAGTTGAAGGCACCTGCTGGTCCGCTCTTTCAGAACATGGCAAGAGAATTGAAGCTTGGCAATACCATGGATACCGTGTTGAGCGATATGACTGACAAATTCAGTAGCCGCGACATTCGCCTGCTAACCCAGACGATTACCATTCAGCGCCAAGCAGGTGGGAATCTCGCCAAAGCGATGGATCAGCTAGCGAAAACATTGGAAGAACGCGAAAGAATGAATAAAGAATTGAGCAATCAGACAGCAGAGTCCCGTTATATTGCATTGACTCTGGCTCTGATGCCCGTATTTCTGGTTGTGGCATTTAACATTGTTTTCAAAGGGTTCATTACACCGTTGTTTACCATTCCAGGTTTGATTTTGCTGGTGGTGGTAGTGATCCTGATGCTAATTGGTTTTATGGCGATTCGCAAAGTAACCAATATAAAGGCGTGA
- a CDS encoding CpaF family protein, translating into MSIFRELSSRLDEQAIEEQKPLDYIDYLFNHYKNRLLKETNLDQLIKLPNYQKRRAIEKLITEMMDQEKVIITQMDKTRLLDMILDDSVGFGPLEPLLQDDDITEIMVNGPNEIYIERKGQITLSDISFKNDDHIRNIIDRIVAPIGRRIDESSPLVDGRLEDGSRVNAAIPPIALHGPVITIRKFKKDPYTINHLMSFKTLTPKMSQFIEAMVGAKMNVIISGGTGSGKTTLLNVVSASIPIGERVITIEDMAELRLNRKNVVSLEARPANMEGAGEITIRQLVKNALRMRPDRIIVGEVRGGEAMDMLQAMNTGHEGSLTTIHANSPQDAMSRLEAMILMNNSSMTAEVVRPFISSAIQLVVQTLRLSDGTRKVVSIAEAISENGIIQLKDIFRFQRISTEASGRIRGSFVTTGYVPRCADKLTTFGYDLGAAFFEPAEEEIRYDS; encoded by the coding sequence ATGTCGATCTTCCGAGAGTTGAGCAGCAGGCTTGATGAACAGGCAATCGAAGAACAGAAACCGCTGGATTATATCGATTATCTGTTCAATCATTACAAGAATCGTTTGCTAAAAGAAACCAATCTGGATCAGTTAATTAAATTGCCCAATTATCAGAAACGCCGGGCGATTGAGAAACTGATTACCGAGATGATGGATCAAGAAAAAGTAATCATTACCCAGATGGACAAAACTCGATTACTGGATATGATACTGGATGATTCTGTTGGCTTTGGACCGTTGGAGCCATTGTTACAAGATGATGATATTACCGAGATCATGGTGAACGGACCAAATGAAATCTATATTGAGCGCAAAGGTCAGATTACGCTATCTGATATTAGTTTCAAAAATGACGACCATATCCGCAATATTATTGATCGCATCGTTGCGCCAATCGGTCGCCGTATTGATGAAAGCTCGCCGCTTGTAGATGGTCGTTTGGAAGATGGCAGTCGTGTCAATGCCGCTATTCCACCAATTGCACTGCATGGACCTGTCATCACGATTCGTAAATTTAAAAAAGACCCGTATACCATCAACCATCTTATGTCATTCAAAACGCTTACTCCCAAAATGTCGCAATTCATCGAAGCGATGGTCGGTGCCAAAATGAACGTTATTATCTCCGGTGGTACAGGTAGTGGTAAAACGACGTTGCTGAACGTTGTATCGGCTTCGATTCCGATTGGAGAACGTGTCATTACAATTGAGGATATGGCAGAGCTTCGCTTGAATCGTAAAAATGTCGTTTCGCTGGAAGCGCGTCCCGCCAATATGGAAGGTGCTGGTGAAATTACGATTCGGCAACTGGTCAAAAATGCTTTGCGGATGCGACCAGATCGCATCATCGTCGGTGAGGTTCGTGGTGGCGAAGCGATGGATATGCTTCAAGCAATGAATACGGGTCATGAAGGATCATTAACGACGATCCACGCCAATAGTCCACAGGATGCGATGTCCCGTTTGGAAGCGATGATCTTGATGAACAATTCCTCCATGACTGCCGAAGTGGTACGACCATTCATCTCGTCTGCGATTCAGCTGGTTGTTCAGACGCTGCGTTTATCGGATGGTACACGCAAAGTTGTCTCCATTGCCGAGGCGATTAGTGAGAATGGGATCATTCAGCTCAAGGATATTTTCCGCTTTCAGCGTATTTCAACCGAAGCGAGTGGACGGATACGAGGCAGCTTTGTCACAACTGGCTACGTTCCACGTTGTGCGGATAAGCTAACTACATTCGGTTATGACCTTGGTGCAGCGTTTTTTGAACCTGCCGAGGAGGAGATTCGGTATGACAGTTGA
- a CDS encoding AAA family ATPase, which produces MSTVKVSIISSNERLTQQLIQNIHFYNMQLGEVIEKPREAYMQIHPKEPRIIVFAEPEEQIELTPIVMQLKKVNAGAPVIFLSRSGDFERIREMYRAGVTDVLRIPDELEQLESMLEKASQIALRGSDHRPLLQHGRSGGKIISVYSSKGGAGTTTVSVNTAQAMALQNKDARVLLIDLNLQFGGIQHYLDIEYERNLGDLKSVMHELTFNQLSSVLYKLESSNLHLLMSPAHPQEAENFTGEDIELLFNVCRQNFDYIILDLPRELNEVSISAISQTDQLVYVLNLDRSSILSLKSILNILDRYHLIDTSQIALIINKYSRRSDVTREDVEKIINLPVLGSITEDVKGKLQTSANLGMPLIMERQEKLKSLKGLVKEFIQLQAALSGQEGGERHVDLPRVEQQA; this is translated from the coding sequence TTGTCTACAGTAAAAGTTTCCATTATCTCAAGCAATGAGCGCCTGACCCAGCAGCTCATTCAAAATATTCATTTTTACAATATGCAGCTCGGTGAAGTGATTGAGAAACCACGTGAAGCGTATATGCAGATTCATCCGAAAGAGCCACGAATTATAGTATTTGCTGAACCGGAAGAACAGATCGAATTAACGCCAATTGTGATGCAATTGAAAAAAGTAAATGCAGGTGCGCCCGTTATTTTCCTTAGTCGTAGTGGGGATTTTGAACGTATTCGTGAAATGTACCGTGCCGGAGTTACGGATGTGCTTCGCATTCCAGATGAACTGGAACAACTGGAATCTATGCTGGAAAAGGCTTCACAGATTGCTTTGCGCGGCAGTGATCATCGTCCCCTCCTGCAGCATGGTAGAAGCGGCGGTAAAATCATTTCGGTCTATAGCAGTAAAGGTGGGGCAGGAACGACAACAGTCAGTGTCAATACAGCGCAGGCGATGGCTTTGCAAAATAAAGATGCCCGTGTATTGCTAATTGATCTGAACTTGCAATTTGGCGGTATCCAGCATTATCTGGATATTGAATACGAACGCAATCTAGGCGATTTGAAATCGGTCATGCACGAATTAACATTCAACCAGCTTAGCAGCGTATTATACAAGCTGGAATCGTCCAATCTTCATCTGCTTATGTCTCCTGCACATCCACAGGAAGCGGAGAATTTTACAGGAGAAGATATTGAGTTGCTATTCAATGTTTGTCGGCAAAATTTTGACTATATCATTCTTGATCTGCCGCGAGAGTTGAATGAGGTGTCCATTAGTGCCATCAGCCAGACCGATCAACTCGTTTACGTATTGAATCTGGATCGGTCCTCTATCCTCAGTTTGAAAAGTATTTTGAATATTTTGGATCGATACCATTTGATCGATACCAGTCAGATTGCTTTGATTATTAACAAATACAGTCGTCGCTCTGATGTCACTCGAGAAGATGTAGAGAAGATTATCAATTTGCCAGTTCTTGGTTCAATAACAGAAGATGTAAAAGGCAAATTGCAAACGAGTGCCAATCTAGGCATGCCTTTAATTATGGAACGTCAGGAGAAACTGAAAAGTCTAAAAGGGCTGGTTAAAGAATTTATTCAATTGCAGGCTGCATTGAGTGGACAGGAAGGAGGAGAGCGTCATGTCGATCTTCCGAGAGTTGAGCAGCAGGCTTGA
- the cpaB gene encoding Flp pilus assembly protein CpaB, with the protein MFESKKRAFVFMLLAIVLGAVAVILFSTYMRETKASLGEFVTVQVAAEDIPAGTVINSSLLTDQEIPRKYMMDSLIINQQQLANKISVVPITKGSVITTSVLRNNTFVKGDYRQVMMRAPMAVFDEQIDAYDKVDILYSYDSQQAGDKGQAGDKRTTKILLKDVTVNSVQKTGSDITAIGVLVKLSDSKSVIWALNYAKEVRLLKSGSSKDVGDGNENSSTNTSSNQSDKASEKATSTTNNHSDSAAKAKSESKKESNNTSSQSTTDKQQNNK; encoded by the coding sequence ATGTTTGAATCCAAAAAACGCGCATTTGTATTTATGCTACTGGCAATCGTACTCGGAGCTGTAGCTGTCATTTTGTTTTCTACCTATATGCGAGAAACAAAAGCTAGCTTGGGTGAATTTGTTACGGTTCAGGTAGCGGCTGAAGATATTCCAGCAGGTACAGTCATCAATTCCTCACTACTGACGGATCAAGAGATTCCACGCAAATATATGATGGATTCATTGATTATCAATCAGCAGCAACTTGCCAATAAAATATCGGTTGTGCCAATCACCAAAGGTTCTGTCATTACCACTTCCGTATTGCGAAACAATACCTTTGTCAAAGGTGATTATCGTCAAGTGATGATGAGAGCACCAATGGCTGTATTCGATGAACAGATTGATGCATACGATAAGGTCGATATTCTGTACTCTTACGATTCACAGCAGGCAGGAGATAAAGGGCAGGCTGGAGACAAACGAACAACTAAAATTTTACTTAAAGATGTCACTGTAAATAGTGTACAAAAAACAGGGAGTGACATTACAGCTATCGGTGTACTTGTCAAACTTAGCGATTCCAAATCTGTAATCTGGGCATTGAATTATGCGAAAGAAGTACGCTTGCTAAAAAGCGGTAGTAGTAAGGATGTAGGCGATGGAAATGAAAACTCATCCACCAATACTTCATCCAATCAAAGCGATAAAGCTAGTGAAAAAGCAACTTCCACTACCAACAATCATTCTGATTCAGCAGCAAAGGCGAAGTCTGAGTCGAAAAAAGAAAGCAACAATACATCTAGTCAATCTACTACAGACAAACAGCAAAATAACAAATAA
- a CDS encoding A24 family peptidase, producing MDHAFQIVFFLLLIICIVTDCKKRMIPDIITLPGILIFMSWHWMRGDLVWWEPIAGIIGLGGISLLLAIISKGKLGGGDIKLFAMIGAYLGWSVGIWAFLFTFPLAALLAWPLLILKRVAPDKLKIPAELPLAPFIGMSTILLIALLQKVAEAHV from the coding sequence ATGGATCATGCCTTTCAAATTGTTTTTTTTCTTTTGTTAATCATATGTATCGTTACCGATTGTAAAAAACGTATGATCCCAGACATCATTACATTACCCGGAATTTTGATTTTTATGTCATGGCACTGGATGAGAGGTGATCTGGTATGGTGGGAACCTATTGCTGGAATAATCGGTCTCGGGGGTATTTCCTTGTTGTTAGCGATAATAAGCAAAGGAAAACTTGGTGGTGGAGATATTAAGTTGTTTGCCATGATCGGTGCATACCTCGGATGGTCAGTAGGAATCTGGGCATTTCTGTTTACCTTTCCACTGGCAGCACTGCTGGCATGGCCGCTACTTATTTTGAAGAGAGTAGCTCCGGACAAATTAAAAATTCCGGCAGAATTACCTTTAGCACCATTTATAGGAATGAGCACAATTTTACTTATAGCATTATTACAGAAGGTGGCCGAAGCTCATGTTTGA
- a CDS encoding DMT family transporter — protein MEKLNATNQEQESKGLSPKTTLLLVLFLVTIWGINWPLTKLALPDVPPLLFSGLRTLIGGVLLLALALRNRSTLQWKRNWHIYTVLAIFNIVGYYGLQTIGIGYLPAGLFSTIVFLQPVLLGLFSWMWLGERMYMMKAIGLLCGFAGVAVISSGGLGGELSPFGIMMAIASALCWAIGTIYMKKQSARIDSLWALTMQLLIGGVVLMALGAGTENWQDIHWTPQFTGILLFISVFVIAGGWLVYFKLLNSGEASTVGSYTFAIPVLANVFSIFLLGEMVTMTLFAGLVLIAIGIGLVNRKQRAKAILEDASQSRASDVLSVRSECKQG, from the coding sequence ATGGAAAAGCTGAATGCAACGAATCAAGAGCAAGAGAGCAAGGGGCTATCTCCTAAAACAACGCTACTGCTCGTACTGTTCCTCGTTACCATCTGGGGAATCAACTGGCCGCTGACCAAGCTGGCGCTACCGGATGTGCCGCCGCTCTTGTTCTCTGGCCTGCGTACATTGATTGGCGGCGTGCTACTGCTGGCACTGGCATTACGCAATCGCTCGACATTGCAATGGAAACGCAATTGGCACATATACACCGTGCTGGCGATTTTTAATATTGTCGGATACTATGGATTGCAGACGATTGGTATCGGCTATTTGCCAGCCGGATTGTTCTCGACCATTGTGTTCTTACAGCCGGTATTGTTGGGATTATTCTCATGGATGTGGCTCGGTGAGCGTATGTATATGATGAAAGCGATAGGTCTGCTGTGCGGCTTCGCTGGTGTAGCGGTGATCAGCTCTGGCGGTCTGGGGGGCGAATTGTCGCCATTTGGTATTATGATGGCGATTGCTTCGGCACTGTGCTGGGCAATCGGCACCATTTATATGAAGAAACAGAGCGCACGCATCGACTCATTATGGGCATTAACGATGCAATTGCTTATTGGCGGCGTTGTATTGATGGCGCTGGGAGCCGGTACGGAGAACTGGCAAGATATTCACTGGACACCGCAGTTTACCGGCATTCTGCTGTTCATCTCAGTATTCGTGATCGCTGGCGGCTGGCTCGTGTACTTCAAGCTGCTGAACAGTGGGGAAGCGAGTACCGTTGGATCGTATACGTTCGCGATTCCAGTGCTAGCGAATGTATTTAGTATTTTCCTGCTGGGCGAGATGGTAACGATGACGCTGTTCGCTGGTTTAGTACTGATCGCGATTGGGATTGGACTGGTGAACCGGAAGCAGCGAGCCAAGGCTATTTTGGAAGATGCGAGTCAGTCGCGAGCATCGGATGTGCTGAGTGTACGTTCAGAGTGTAAGCAAGGGTGA
- a CDS encoding LysR family transcriptional regulator has protein sequence MTITQIMIFVRVAETLNFTQAAQELHMTQPAVSHAIASIENELDVQLLLRDRKKGVLLTDVGQRVVREFRSILQSMNRVEQQVAAEKGLEVGTITVGAFPSASAYFLPPIIHEIQQNYPKLIFDLHEGSTNEVKEWVHSRRLDAGIILLPDPLVDAIPLHSDHMVLLLPDNHPLQKQPQITIRHLHEQDMILCKGGHEVAIMEAFDQEKSQLKIRFTTHNVSTLVHMVRQGLGIGIVSDLALSMFPHELVVKPVYPVIQRQIGIAVPSLEQASLATRLFIKTAQELFATEPV, from the coding sequence ATGACCATTACACAGATTATGATTTTTGTACGTGTAGCAGAAACGTTAAATTTTACACAGGCTGCACAGGAGCTGCATATGACACAGCCAGCAGTCAGTCATGCTATTGCCAGTATTGAAAATGAACTGGATGTACAGCTGCTGCTGCGTGACCGCAAAAAGGGCGTGCTGCTTACCGATGTCGGACAACGCGTTGTACGTGAATTCCGCTCGATTTTGCAAAGCATGAATCGGGTGGAGCAGCAGGTCGCTGCGGAAAAAGGTCTGGAAGTCGGTACGATCACGGTCGGCGCTTTTCCGTCGGCGTCGGCGTATTTTCTGCCACCGATTATCCACGAGATTCAGCAAAATTATCCCAAGCTCATCTTTGATCTGCATGAAGGCTCTACCAATGAAGTAAAGGAATGGGTGCATAGTCGCCGTTTGGATGCGGGCATTATTCTATTACCTGATCCGCTGGTCGATGCCATTCCGCTGCACTCTGACCATATGGTTCTGTTACTGCCAGACAACCATCCCCTGCAAAAGCAGCCGCAGATTACCATCCGGCATCTGCACGAGCAGGATATGATCCTATGCAAAGGTGGTCATGAGGTGGCGATTATGGAAGCATTTGACCAAGAGAAAAGCCAACTCAAAATCCGCTTTACCACTCACAATGTCAGTACGCTCGTGCATATGGTACGGCAAGGATTGGGCATCGGCATCGTATCCGATCTAGCACTGTCAATGTTCCCACATGAGCTGGTCGTCAAGCCCGTATATCCTGTTATTCAGCGGCAAATTGGTATTGCCGTACCTTCGCTAGAGCAAGCTTCACTGGCAACACGGCTGTTTATCAAGACGGCGCAGGAGTTGTTTGCAACCGAACCGGTATAA
- a CDS encoding glycoside hydrolase family 88/105 protein, whose protein sequence is MTTYFDEPQSMYYRFGEDQSQVLKVLAERYIGANAQADFVYRAFQREGILQTSAGLYDLNLGQRFPEARKGQLVYAAGLVWGDEERNLDVLLRCYGPVRFFFNGALHYRSNVMEELEPDATVKTSIDIKPGWNTLLLEMKYTPAGFGCQFGSDEGKVRILNVVSPFAERAGQAGWAYSEPFPPDRNIQPESLDLFGQEQDNGLQWLPRQTWNEQEQTLPPLERMYGRTVNQSVYAWTRIHHTDPQSHSVRLHGQASGPLHIWLQQQEAVKLEQAGSFDVTVPIHFGLNDLLVCSTCSNAEAPWQFTIHVDGKEQTLQPELPWRIRGTGEENWLYAGPFAHGAEPAPEWMNRMDRLYDCDGSSVSQHTYWRLDRPGTWIRPYYENAMLSNKWTVGQVTNYGRWDYPLGVTIYGLLRAGNYLNRPDIVRYAAEHVQSCTVMYEYSLWDREQYGFPAINQQLVMLKMLDNCGSFGSAMLQAYAACEEPTFLPIADRIADFMLTRLERQPDGAFYRKCIGEYAANTMWADDLYMSTPFLVRYAKLTGRTEALDEAARQFLLFRKYLYMPEQQIMSHVYDFKYNQATQVPWGRGNGWTLFSLSEVLEALPEQHAQRDELIAFFNDLCAGYAALQADSGLWHQVLNEPDTYEEASCTAMFAYGFARGVRFGWLRDPGMYTAAAQQAWNGLTRYAIDRQGNVHGVCSGSRYAFTPEYYDRDLRTVTNDNHGIGIMMLAGTEVARMKQHLGQTIGVSDGILS, encoded by the coding sequence ATGACCACGTATTTTGATGAACCGCAGAGTATGTATTACCGTTTTGGAGAGGATCAGTCGCAGGTGCTAAAGGTGCTGGCGGAGCGATATATCGGTGCTAACGCACAGGCGGACTTTGTATATCGTGCCTTTCAGCGAGAGGGCATATTGCAAACGTCTGCTGGCTTGTATGATCTGAATCTGGGACAGCGATTCCCAGAGGCTCGTAAAGGGCAGTTGGTATATGCCGCTGGACTGGTCTGGGGTGATGAGGAACGTAATCTGGATGTGCTGCTGCGCTGCTATGGACCTGTGCGCTTTTTCTTTAACGGAGCGCTGCATTACCGTTCCAACGTTATGGAGGAGCTAGAGCCAGATGCTACGGTGAAGACGTCGATTGACATCAAGCCAGGCTGGAATACGCTGCTGTTGGAAATGAAATATACACCTGCTGGCTTTGGCTGCCAATTCGGATCGGATGAAGGCAAGGTACGAATTCTGAATGTGGTATCCCCTTTTGCGGAACGTGCAGGGCAGGCTGGCTGGGCGTACTCGGAACCGTTTCCCCCAGATCGCAACATACAACCGGAATCATTGGATCTGTTCGGTCAAGAGCAGGATAACGGTCTGCAATGGTTGCCGCGTCAGACGTGGAATGAGCAGGAGCAGACACTGCCTCCGCTAGAACGCATGTATGGTCGGACGGTGAATCAGAGTGTCTATGCGTGGACACGCATTCATCATACCGATCCGCAAAGTCATTCGGTTCGTCTGCACGGTCAAGCAAGCGGTCCCTTACACATCTGGCTACAACAGCAAGAAGCGGTGAAATTGGAACAGGCGGGAAGCTTCGATGTGACCGTTCCGATTCATTTTGGCTTGAACGATCTGCTGGTATGCAGTACCTGCAGCAATGCAGAAGCACCGTGGCAATTCACGATACATGTAGATGGCAAAGAACAGACCCTACAGCCAGAATTACCGTGGCGTATCCGCGGAACAGGTGAGGAAAATTGGTTGTATGCCGGACCGTTTGCTCATGGAGCGGAACCTGCACCGGAATGGATGAACCGGATGGATCGACTGTATGATTGCGATGGCAGCTCCGTTTCGCAGCATACATATTGGCGGCTGGATCGTCCGGGGACATGGATTCGACCATATTATGAAAATGCCATGCTCAGCAACAAATGGACGGTTGGACAGGTGACCAATTACGGACGCTGGGACTACCCGCTCGGTGTTACCATTTATGGATTGCTGCGAGCAGGGAACTACTTGAATCGTCCAGATATTGTCCGTTATGCTGCCGAGCATGTGCAATCCTGTACTGTAATGTACGAGTATTCGCTGTGGGATCGGGAGCAGTATGGCTTCCCTGCAATCAATCAGCAGCTCGTCATGCTGAAAATGCTGGATAATTGCGGCTCATTCGGCTCCGCGATGCTGCAAGCGTATGCTGCTTGCGAAGAGCCTACCTTTTTGCCTATTGCGGATCGGATTGCTGACTTTATGCTCACCCGATTGGAGCGGCAACCGGATGGTGCCTTTTACCGGAAATGTATTGGCGAATATGCTGCGAATACGATGTGGGCGGATGATCTGTATATGAGTACACCGTTTCTCGTTCGGTATGCCAAATTGACGGGTCGCACGGAAGCACTGGATGAGGCAGCACGCCAGTTTCTATTGTTCCGTAAATACCTGTATATGCCGGAGCAGCAGATCATGTCGCATGTGTATGATTTTAAATACAATCAGGCGACTCAGGTTCCATGGGGGCGCGGCAATGGCTGGACACTGTTCTCCTTGTCGGAAGTATTGGAAGCGTTACCAGAGCAGCATGCACAACGTGACGAATTGATCGCATTTTTCAATGATCTGTGTGCGGGGTATGCTGCATTGCAGGCAGATAGCGGACTATGGCATCAAGTACTAAACGAGCCAGATACGTATGAAGAAGCATCGTGTACAGCGATGTTTGCCTATGGCTTCGCACGCGGAGTTCGCTTTGGCTGGCTACGTGATCCGGGTATGTATACAGCCGCCGCTCAACAGGCATGGAATGGGCTGACCCGTTACGCCATCGACCGTCAAGGTAATGTGCATGGTGTATGCAGCGGCTCCCGATATGCCTTTACACCGGAATATTATGATCGTGATCTGCGTACGGTGACCAATGATAATCATGGCATTGGTATTATGATGCTGGCTGGAACAGAAGTCGCGCGGATGAAGCAGCATCTGGGACAGACGATTGGCGTATCGGATGGCATTTTGTCGTAG